Genomic window (Streptomyces sp. LX-29):
CTAGGGTGCTGATGACCTATGTGGCCCTGCGGGTGGTCACCCGGCTGCTACGCCGTTGCTATTGGATCTATCCCACCACACTCAGATAAGACGCCTTTTGTCCGACTTGAGAGTGAAAGAAGGGAATTCTTCGGAAGAAAGCCGTCACATCCTGTGTCTCACCGCGTTTCTCCAGGTGTCGGCGTCCGCTGGCCGTCGTTGAACATACGAGGAGAAAACCCCCATGCTGAAGAAGGCCCTTGCCTGCGCTTCGCTTGCCGTCGCCGCGACCGGAGCCACGGGCTTCATCGCCCCGGCTGCCATCGCTTCGGACGCCGAAGGCGGCAACTACTCGCAGAACATCAACCTGCTGCCGCACCTGTGCGTGGACGCCAAGGACATCAACGTCCTGAACGTGACGCCGATCGAGGTGCTCAACGGCACCGACGGCCAGCAGTGCAACGAGGAGTCGAAGGTCTTCGACAACTCGAAGGACCCGCTCTCCGACCTCCTCGACCTGGGCGCCTACCAGAACTGATCAGGCCTTCCAGGCAGCGGCCGCCCCGAGCCTCCGGGGCGGCCGCTTCAGTGTGCCCGCCGTCGCGCTCCGCCGGCATGCCGCGCCCGCCCGATCCGCCCGGGTGCGCGTCGCCATGCCGTCGCCGTGGCGCCGCTGTGCCGTTACGGGTAGACCCGCCGGTCGGCCGGTCCTTCGTGCGCGCCCGTGCGTGTGCCCGTCCCGTCCGGTGATCCTGTCGCCGGGGGCGTCGTCCGGCCGCGGTGTCCCGACGTGGCGCGCCGGAGCGCCGGCCGGGACTTTCGGGACGCACCCCGTCACCCCCGCCGCCGGACAACGGGGCTGGCCCCCCGCGGATCCGCGGGGGGCCAGGAGGAGCGTGCGAAGCGAGCGGCTCAGTTCTGAGCGGTGCCGATGTCGAGGAGGTCGGCGAGGGGGTCCTTCGAGTTGTCGAAGACCTTCGACTTCTCGTTGCACTGCTGGCCGTCGGTGCCGTTGAGCACCTCGATCGGCGTCACGTTCAGGACGTTGATGTCCTTGGCGTCCACGCACAGGTGCGGCAGCAGGTTCACGTTGGAGCTGAAGTCGCCGCCTTCGGCGTCCGACGCCATGGCGACGGAGGGAAGCACGAGTCCGGTGGCTGCCGCGGCCAGGGAGGCGCAGGCGATGGCCCTCTTGAGCATGGGGGGTGGTCTCCTCGGGTGGATCAGAGGTCAGGGGTCAGCGGTTGATGCAGATGTTGCCCATGGCCGGGTTCAAGAAGCCGACGGCGTTGATCGTGTTGCCGCACAGGTTGATCGGGATGTTGATCGGGACCTGGATGTTGTTGCCGCTGACGACACCTGGCGAGCCGGCCGCGAGGCCGTTGGCGTGGGCGCCGCCGTACTCGTTGTACTCGCCTCCGTTGTCGTGGTGGTAGAAGTGCTTCTCGTCGTGGGTGTCGCGGTGGTTGCCGTGTCCGCCGTTGTGGTTGCCGTGTCCGCCGTAACCACCGTTGTGGTTGCCGTGGTCACGGCCCTTGCCGTTGCCGTTGTTGTCGTGGTCGTGGGCGAGGACGCCGGCGGCCGAGCCGAGGACGGTGACGCCCGCGGCGACGGTCAGGACTGCGGCTTTCGAGAGTGCCTTCACGGAGCTCTCCATTTCTCTGTTCAGTGGTGACTTCCCGGGTGACTTCCTGGTGACCTGAGAACGACCTCGTCGTATGGCAGGTGCGGAGCGCCACTCGGATGGCTCTGCAAAGGCGAGCCGTACTGTGTCAGCGGCTTTTCGTCAAAGGTGGATCGATCGACCGCGTGGGATGGCGCGCGTGGAGACCGTGGACACGGAATTCCCCGGTCACACGGTCTCCGGATCGCCTGGCGCGTCAGACGTTGAGGTCAGACGTTGGCGCAGAAATTGCCCATCGCCGGGTTGAGCGCACCGACGAGGTCGATGGTGTTGCCGCACAGGTTGATCGGGATGTTGACCGGGACCTGGATGTTGTTTCCGCTCACCACGCCGGGCGAGCCGATGGCGCCACCGTTGGCGATGGCGGCGTTCCCTCCGTCGTCGCCGCCGCCGGCCACCGCGGTGCCGGCGCCGCCGAGGGCCACGGCGCTCGCGCTGATGGTCAGGACCGCAACCCTGGAAATGCGCTTCACGATGCTTCCTTTCGCTGATCGTCGCTCGGGCGGCCTGAACAACGAATGGAGCAGTACGCGGATACGCCGCGTCACCCGAATGCCGGCTTGCGGGAGTTCGCGACCCGATAATCCGGTCGGTGGCCGGGGCCGGCCGTGCGCGGACCGCCAGTCGGAGTAACAGATCATGCGAACCGCGATGGGCGCGGATAGCAAGGACGTGTTGACGCCCCTTCAGGGCGATCCGGTCGTGACCCAGTTAAGGAATGACGCCCATGCGCATGTCCCTGCGCTCCGCGGCCGTGGCCGCCCTGATAATCGCGGTGCCGCTGACGTCCTTGTCGGCCGCCGCGGTGACCTCGCCGCGGTACATCGACCCCCCGGCGCGGTCCGGCCTCGCCCCGCTTCACCAGTCCGGCGACGACGCCATCCCCGGGCAGTACATCGTGACCCTGGCCGCCGGGGTGAGCCCCGAGGCGGTCGCGGGCCTGATCGGCGTCACGCCGCTGTACACGTACACCGACGCGCCCCGGGGCTTCGCGGCGCGGCTCACCCCCGAGCAGGTCGAGATGTTGCGCCGACAGCCCGGGGTCGAGGCGGTCGAGGAGGACGCGATCTTCTCCGTCCCCCCCGACGCCAACGCCAGCGGGCCGGCGGGCTATCGGGGGCCGGAACGTTACGAGGGCCGCTACGAGGGTCGTTACGAGGGGCGTGACGAGGGCCGCAACGAGGGCCGGCGCGCCGACGAGGAGGGGCCCGGCGACGTCGATGTCGGTGAGCTCGGTGATGGTGGTGATGTCGGTGATGCCGGCGTGGGCGACGTCCGTGAGGACGAGGCCGGCGCGCCGGAACCGCCGCTGGCCGACCGAGAGGTGGACGGGAGCGACCCCGTCGGGCGGCCGGGCCCGGACCTCCCCCCGCACAGCCCGAACACCGGTGCCCTGGACCGTACGGTCACCGGCCACGCGGCGGACGTCCCCTGGGGTCTGACCAGGATCAACGGCCGGGAGCCCGGTGGCAGCGGCTTCACCGTCACGGCCACCGGGGCGGGCGTCACCTCGTACGTCATCGACAGTGGCGTCGAGCTGGCGCACCCGGACTTCGGCGGACGGGCGGTGGCGGGAGAGACCTTCATCGACGACGGCCGGGGCGCCGGCGACTGCGCCGGGCACGGCACCCACGTGGCCGGCACGCTCGGCGGCACCGAGTCGGGGGTGGCCAAGCAGACGAAGCTGGTCTCCGTACGGGTCTTCGACTGCGAAGGTGAGAGCTCCAACTCCATCATCATGGCCGCCATCAACTGGGTGGCCGCCAACGCCCAGAAGCCCGCGGTGGCCAACCTCTCGCTGGGCGGGCCGTTCTCCCGCGCCATGAACCTGGCGGTGGAGAACCTCGCCGCCACCGGCGTCTTCCCGGTCGTGGCGGCGGGCAACGACGACATCAACGCCTGCGGGATCTCCCCGGCGAGCTCGGCCGGCGCGTACACCGTCGCCGCCGTCGACAAGGCCGACCGCAAGGCGTGGTTCAGCAACTGGGGCGCCTGCGTCGACACCAACGGCCCGGGGGTGGGCATCCGCTCCACCTTCCTCGACGGCAGCTTCAGCGAGTTGGAGGGGACCTCCATGGCGGCACCGCACGTCGCGGGCGTCGCCGCGCTCTACAAGGAGGCCAAGGGAGACGCCTCCTTCGAGACGCTGTCCTCCTGGCTCACCGAGAACGCCACCACCGGCATCGACACCAGCGGCTACCTCGGCATGCCCACCGGGACGCCACCCCTGCTGGTCTATACCGGAGGGCTGTGAGGGGGCGATCCAGCCACCGGCTCCAGGGCCGGGGCCGGAATACCGGTCGGCGGCGGACCGTTACCGTGGCGGGGCATCCGCCGCCGACCCGGAAGCAGGGACCTCACACCATGAGCACCGTGGAACTCACCAAGGACAACTTCGACGAGATCGTCGCCGGCAGCGACTTCGTCCTGATCGACTTCTGGGCGGAGTGGTGTGGCCCCTGCCGACGCTTCGCCCCCGTCTACGAGAAGGCCGCCGCCCGCCACCAGGACCTGGTCTTCGGGAAGGTCGACACCGAGGCGCAGCCCGAGCTCGCCGCCACCTTCCAGATCCAGTCCATCCCCACCCTGATGATCGTGCGCGACGACATCGCGGTGTACGCGCAGCCGGGCGCCCTCCCCGAGCAGGCGCTGGAGGACCTCATCAGCCAGGCGCGGGCCCTGGACATGGACGAGGTGCGGGCCTCGGTCGCCCAGGCCGGGGAGCCGGGCGCGCGTGGGTGAGCTGCT
Coding sequences:
- a CDS encoding chaplin; its protein translation is MKALSKAAVLTVAAGVTVLGSAAGVLAHDHDNNGNGKGRDHGNHNGGYGGHGNHNGGHGNHRDTHDEKHFYHHDNGGEYNEYGGAHANGLAAGSPGVVSGNNIQVPINIPINLCGNTINAVGFLNPAMGNICINR
- a CDS encoding chaplin gives rise to the protein MKRISRVAVLTISASAVALGGAGTAVAGGGDDGGNAAIANGGAIGSPGVVSGNNIQVPVNIPINLCGNTIDLVGALNPAMGNFCANV
- a CDS encoding S8 family peptidase gives rise to the protein MRMSLRSAAVAALIIAVPLTSLSAAAVTSPRYIDPPARSGLAPLHQSGDDAIPGQYIVTLAAGVSPEAVAGLIGVTPLYTYTDAPRGFAARLTPEQVEMLRRQPGVEAVEEDAIFSVPPDANASGPAGYRGPERYEGRYEGRYEGRDEGRNEGRRADEEGPGDVDVGELGDGGDVGDAGVGDVREDEAGAPEPPLADREVDGSDPVGRPGPDLPPHSPNTGALDRTVTGHAADVPWGLTRINGREPGGSGFTVTATGAGVTSYVIDSGVELAHPDFGGRAVAGETFIDDGRGAGDCAGHGTHVAGTLGGTESGVAKQTKLVSVRVFDCEGESSNSIIMAAINWVAANAQKPAVANLSLGGPFSRAMNLAVENLAATGVFPVVAAGNDDINACGISPASSAGAYTVAAVDKADRKAWFSNWGACVDTNGPGVGIRSTFLDGSFSELEGTSMAAPHVAGVAALYKEAKGDASFETLSSWLTENATTGIDTSGYLGMPTGTPPLLVYTGGL
- the trxA gene encoding thioredoxin — protein: MSTVELTKDNFDEIVAGSDFVLIDFWAEWCGPCRRFAPVYEKAAARHQDLVFGKVDTEAQPELAATFQIQSIPTLMIVRDDIAVYAQPGALPEQALEDLISQARALDMDEVRASVAQAGEPGARG